A region from the bacterium genome encodes:
- a CDS encoding fibronectin type III domain-containing protein translates to MSWKARQLSAEQRHKRLHGLVIGVGLILGASSVRAGELEIEWRAPEEPVLGFVIERRQGEETTPALIARVGPEARRFIDDDVAPGASACYRVRAILGDGSWAPSLERCAAPTIMVTPSEKPGSALPQVSAEPPEAAPEVPLEADHEQPDSKRVSDRFEPVQAETFPPAGGVRIPEPLEEAAKP, encoded by the coding sequence GTGAGCTGGAAGGCTCGACAGCTCTCCGCCGAGCAGCGTCACAAGAGGCTGCATGGACTGGTCATCGGCGTTGGACTGATCCTGGGCGCTTCGAGCGTGCGAGCCGGAGAGCTCGAAATCGAATGGCGCGCGCCAGAGGAACCGGTGCTGGGATTCGTGATCGAGCGTCGTCAGGGCGAGGAGACGACCCCCGCGCTGATTGCTCGCGTCGGCCCCGAAGCCCGCCGCTTCATCGATGACGATGTCGCCCCGGGGGCCTCTGCTTGCTATCGGGTTCGCGCGATCCTCGGCGACGGAAGCTGGGCGCCATCGTTGGAGCGCTGCGCAGCACCGACGATCATGGTCACTCCATCCGAGAAGCCGGGTTCCGCGCTGCCGCAGGTTTCGGCGGAGCCCCCTGAGGCCGCACCTGAAGTGCCGCTTGAAGCGGACCATGAACAACCGGATTCGAAGCGAGTCTCCGACCGCTTCGAGCCGGTGCAGGCGGAGACGTTTCCGCCTGCGGGGGGAGTTCGGATTCCCGAACCTCTGGAGGAGGCGGCGAAACCATGA